In Oxalobacteraceae bacterium OTU3CINTB1, the sequence ATTGCCTTGCAGACCGACCTTGTGGCCGACCAGTTTGCGCGCCTGCGTCAGGTTCACGGTCCAGTCCAGGCCCACCGCGTCGGCGCCGATGTCGGCGATCTGCTCGATCCACTGGCCGCCGCCCTTGGTGAAGACGATGGCCGGAATGTTGACGCCGTCCGGGTCTCCATCCCTGCGGCGTTTGAGCAGTGACACCACCTGGCGCATGTAATCGAGCGAGAACGCCTGGTAGGCGCCGTCGGCCAGCGCGCCGCCCCACGAGTCGAAGATCATCACCGCCTGGGCGCCGGCGTCGATCTGCGCGTTCAGGTACTCGGCCACCGCCTTGGCGTTGATGGCCAGGATGTGGTGCATCAGGTCCGGACGGTTGTACAGCATCTTTTTAATGGTGTGGAACTCGCGCGAGCCCTGGCCCTCGACCATGTAGCACGCCAGCGTCCACGGGCTGCCGGAAAAGCCGATCAGCGGCACGCGGCCGTTCAACTCCGTGCGGATCTGCGTGACCGCCTTGAATACATAGTCCAGCGACCCCAGTTCCGGCGCGCGCAGCGCCAGCACGTCGGCCTCGGTTTTGAGCGGACGCTCGAACTTGGGGCCCTCGCCCTCGACGAAATACAGGCCCAGGCCCATGGCGTCGGGCACCGTCAGGATGTCGGAGAACAAAATGGCCGCGTCCAGCGGGAAGCGCTCCAGCGGCTGCAATGTCACTTCGGTGGCGTAATCGGGATTGGTGGCCAGGCCCATGAAGGACCCCGCTTTTTGTCGCGTGGCGCGGTATTCCGGCAGGTAGCGCCCCGCCTGACGCATCAGCCATACCGGGGTGTGCCCGGTCGGCTGGCGCAACAACGCACGCAAGAAGGTGTCATTCTGAAGCGGAGCAAATTGTGGCATGAAAGGCAATCAAAAAGCGGGGAAAGGGCTATTATCGCACTCCGCGCCAATTTTTTTGCGAGGACGCTGGAACATTGCGCGCCCTTTCTCTATCATCCTAGCACCCCGCCCCATCACCCAACCCACGCCCCCCGGAGCCGCCATGACATCAGAAGCATCGACCATCGCCGAATACGGCACCTGGCCATCGACCATCAGCGCCGAGCGCGTGGCGGCCGGCGCCACGCCGATGTCGTCGCTGATGCTGGGCGGCGCCGACGGCGGCGATATCTTCTGGCTGGCCGGACGCGCCGCCGAGGCGGGCCGCAACACGCTGCTGCGCCACCACGGCGCCGTCACCGACGAACTGACGCCGGCGCCGTTCAATGTGCGCAGCCGGGTGCATGAATACGGCGGCGGCGCCTACGCGGTCGACGGCGAAACGGTCTACTTCTCGCATTTCGCCGACAACCGCGTTCACCGGCTGGATTTCGCCGCCGATGACGACACGCAGGCCGCGCCGGTTCCGCTGACGGCCGGCGGCAAGCAGCGCTTCGCCGACTTCGTGGTCGACCGCGCGCGTGGACGCCTGATCGGCGTGCGCGAACTGCACGGCGAGGATGGCCATGGCGAGCCGTCCAACACCATTTGCGCGATCAACATCGCCGACGGCGGCGAAACGGTCTTGGCGCAAGGCGCCGACTTC encodes:
- the hemE gene encoding uroporphyrinogen decarboxylase: MPQFAPLQNDTFLRALLRQPTGHTPVWLMRQAGRYLPEYRATRQKAGSFMGLATNPDYATEVTLQPLERFPLDAAILFSDILTVPDAMGLGLYFVEGEGPKFERPLKTEADVLALRAPELGSLDYVFKAVTQIRTELNGRVPLIGFSGSPWTLACYMVEGQGSREFHTIKKMLYNRPDLMHHILAINAKAVAEYLNAQIDAGAQAVMIFDSWGGALADGAYQAFSLDYMRQVVSLLKRRRDGDPDGVNIPAIVFTKGGGQWIEQIADIGADAVGLDWTVNLTQARKLVGHKVGLQGNLDPAILFASPEQIRAEVHKVLDAFGKPENGHGHVFNLGHGISQFTPPENVAAMVDAVHTYSKAQRAS